One genomic segment of Caldimonas brevitalea includes these proteins:
- a CDS encoding sensor histidine kinase: MFTLPRASFRQLLLVAFLLIAALLGAASLGGLFTLERLMGKARASAEHSVQLAAEAQTLADLSLTMERAARQFVVLEDPVLRQRFEDAARDAEVVLQRLVDNRLPGDRADEWRGRLDSIRQQMRGPRVTARQREQTMSIAFRELDDLNTAIADHVRQSNRLRNQELQQELEASRLQLARQVLGAIALAVVLAFGFGLWLARPLKRLERAIVGLGENRLDQPIEIRGPADVRHVGRRLDWLRLRLAELDADKARFLRHVSHELKTPLAALREGVALLEDGVAGELTANQREIARILHHNTMVLQRQIEDLLRFNAAAFEARRLQRRRTELGGLVRQLVEEQKLQWQAKQLRVEVDGGPLYAEVDQDKLGTALGNLLSNAIRFSPLGANIRFSLAVQSERACIDVIDEGPGVSPSDRARVFEPFYRGERQPEGATRGTGVGLSIVQEYVAAHGGRVELLPNAPGAHFRIELPHVS, encoded by the coding sequence ATGTTCACACTGCCGCGCGCCTCCTTCCGCCAGCTGCTGCTGGTCGCCTTCCTGCTGATCGCCGCCCTGCTGGGCGCGGCGTCGCTGGGCGGCCTGTTCACGCTCGAGCGCCTGATGGGCAAGGCACGCGCGAGCGCCGAGCACTCGGTGCAACTCGCCGCCGAGGCGCAGACGCTGGCCGACCTGAGCCTGACGATGGAGCGGGCGGCGCGCCAGTTTGTCGTGCTCGAGGACCCGGTGCTGCGGCAACGTTTCGAGGACGCCGCGCGCGACGCCGAAGTGGTGCTGCAGCGCTTGGTCGACAACCGCTTGCCGGGCGACCGCGCCGACGAGTGGCGCGGCCGGCTGGACAGCATCCGGCAGCAGATGCGTGGGCCGCGCGTGACGGCGCGGCAACGCGAGCAAACGATGAGCATCGCGTTTCGCGAGCTGGACGACCTGAACACGGCCATCGCCGACCACGTGCGGCAATCGAACCGGCTGCGAAACCAGGAGTTACAGCAGGAACTGGAAGCGAGCCGGCTGCAGCTGGCGCGTCAGGTGCTGGGCGCCATCGCCCTGGCCGTGGTGCTGGCGTTCGGCTTCGGCCTGTGGCTAGCGCGGCCGCTGAAGCGGCTGGAGCGGGCCATCGTCGGCCTGGGCGAGAACCGGCTCGACCAGCCGATCGAGATCCGCGGCCCGGCCGACGTGCGCCATGTCGGACGCCGGCTCGACTGGCTGCGGCTGCGGCTGGCCGAACTCGATGCCGACAAGGCGCGCTTTCTACGCCATGTCTCGCATGAACTCAAGACGCCGCTGGCGGCGCTGCGCGAAGGTGTGGCGCTGCTCGAGGACGGCGTGGCCGGCGAGCTGACCGCCAACCAGCGCGAGATCGCGCGCATCCTGCATCACAACACCATGGTGCTGCAGCGACAGATCGAAGACCTGCTGCGCTTCAATGCGGCAGCCTTCGAGGCGCGCCGCCTGCAGCGCCGCCGCACCGAGCTCGGCGGCCTGGTGCGCCAGCTGGTCGAGGAACAGAAGCTGCAATGGCAGGCCAAGCAGCTGCGCGTCGAGGTCGACGGCGGGCCCCTCTATGCCGAGGTCGACCAGGACAAGCTGGGCACCGCGCTCGGCAACCTGTTGTCCAACGCGATACGCTTCAGCCCGCTCGGCGCTAACATTCGTTTTTCCCTGGCCGTCCAGTCGGAGCGGGCCTGCATCGATGTGATCGACGAAGGCCCCGGGGTCTCGCCGTCCGACCGGGCGCGCGTCTTCGAGCCCTTCTACCGTGGCGAGCGCCAACCCGAAGGCGCCACGCGCGGCACCGGGGTCGGCCTGTCCATCGTGCAGGAGTACGTCGCCGCCCATGGTGGCCGCGTCGAGTTGCTGCCCAACGCGCCAGGCGCCCACTTCCGTATCGAGTTGCCTCATGTCAGCTAG
- a CDS encoding type VI secretion system Vgr family protein, which produces MSTRTFQLLTPLGADTLRFHRMNGREEMARLSSFEIDALSEREDLDPDQILGKKIAVQVELPLGGYRYFSGHATRFAQVGVQGRLNLYRLTMRPWLWFLTRTSNCRIFQQMKVPDILKQVFDAHADVAATSVELSGTYRLWDYCVQYRESDFEFVSRLMEQEGIYYYFRHEAGRHVLVLSDAASAHAPFPGFEQIPYLPHERSARAETEHIGQWSFGREIQTGRYVHDNYDPEKPRVELQGKAALVRGHAQAQYEVYDYPEKHLTAAEGEQYARVRIEELQSRFETAQGDSNARGLSVGHLFTLRGQPRQDQNREYLVLSATYQLEGENYESADDEGARFSCRFTALPSSEPFRAARLTRKPIVQGPQTAVVVGPAGEEIYTDEQGRVKVQFHWDRYSKGDENSSCWIRVSHPWAGKGWGAVSIPRIGQEVVVDFLEGDPDRPLITGRVYNAELMPPFAAPGMVSGMKSQTHKGAGFNEISMNDTAGKELMNIHAQFDQATTVQNNQTNAINNNRSTTVQVDDTLTVNANRTMSVVGKLVEKIDTGREVTVASGYTQTITGGATRTVTGGLTNTVNGKRENTVNGQFVETITSGEQKTVHSGKALTVTGGGYTEKVTGLFESTAIGPMKQGATTTMDLHADGAGTYTSGTSLKLGVGLASAIEITGGSITISSGTSVIKVDASGVSVNGMQISLNC; this is translated from the coding sequence ATGTCGACCAGAACCTTTCAGCTGCTGACCCCACTAGGCGCGGACACCCTGCGCTTCCACCGCATGAACGGACGGGAGGAAATGGCGCGCCTGAGCTCGTTCGAGATCGACGCGCTGAGCGAGCGGGAAGACTTGGACCCGGACCAGATTCTGGGCAAGAAGATCGCCGTTCAGGTGGAGCTGCCCTTGGGGGGCTACCGCTATTTCAGCGGCCACGCGACGCGGTTTGCCCAGGTGGGCGTGCAGGGCCGGCTGAATCTGTATCGCCTGACCATGCGGCCCTGGTTGTGGTTTCTGACCCGCACCAGCAACTGCCGCATCTTTCAGCAGATGAAGGTGCCCGACATCCTCAAGCAGGTGTTCGATGCGCATGCCGACGTGGCCGCCACCAGTGTGGAGCTGAGCGGCACCTACCGCCTGTGGGACTACTGCGTGCAGTACCGTGAGAGCGACTTCGAGTTCGTCAGCCGGCTGATGGAACAGGAGGGCATCTACTACTACTTCCGCCATGAGGCGGGCCGCCACGTGCTGGTGTTGAGCGACGCTGCCAGCGCGCATGCCCCCTTTCCCGGTTTCGAGCAGATTCCCTACCTGCCCCATGAGCGCTCGGCGCGCGCCGAGACCGAGCACATCGGCCAGTGGAGCTTCGGCCGCGAGATCCAGACCGGGCGCTACGTGCACGACAACTACGACCCCGAGAAGCCGCGCGTCGAGCTGCAAGGAAAGGCCGCCCTGGTGCGCGGCCACGCGCAGGCGCAGTACGAGGTCTACGACTACCCCGAGAAGCACCTGACGGCGGCCGAGGGTGAGCAGTACGCACGTGTTCGCATCGAGGAGCTGCAGTCGCGCTTTGAGACGGCGCAGGGCGATTCGAATGCCCGCGGACTGTCTGTCGGCCACCTGTTCACCCTCCGCGGGCAGCCGCGGCAAGACCAGAACCGCGAATACCTGGTGTTGTCGGCCACCTATCAACTCGAAGGTGAAAACTACGAGTCGGCCGACGATGAAGGGGCGCGCTTCTCGTGCCGCTTCACCGCGCTGCCCAGCAGCGAGCCCTTCCGGGCGGCCCGTTTGACGCGCAAGCCCATCGTGCAGGGGCCGCAGACCGCGGTGGTGGTGGGCCCGGCCGGCGAGGAGATCTACACCGACGAGCAAGGCCGGGTGAAGGTGCAGTTTCATTGGGACCGCTACAGCAAGGGCGACGAGAACAGCTCCTGCTGGATCCGGGTTTCGCACCCCTGGGCCGGCAAGGGCTGGGGCGCGGTCAGCATCCCCCGTATCGGACAGGAAGTGGTGGTCGACTTCCTGGAGGGCGACCCCGACCGGCCGTTGATCACCGGGCGTGTCTACAACGCCGAACTGATGCCGCCGTTCGCGGCGCCCGGCATGGTCAGCGGGATGAAATCGCAGACGCACAAGGGCGCGGGCTTCAACGAAATCTCGATGAACGACACCGCGGGCAAGGAGCTGATGAACATCCATGCCCAGTTCGACCAGGCCACCACCGTCCAGAACAACCAGACCAACGCGATCAACAACAACCGCAGCACCACGGTCCAGGTCGACGACACCCTGACCGTGAACGCCAACCGTACGATGAGCGTGGTGGGCAAGCTGGTCGAGAAGATCGACACCGGGCGTGAGGTGACCGTCGCCTCGGGCTACACCCAGACCATCACCGGCGGGGCCACGCGCACAGTGACGGGCGGGCTGACCAACACTGTCAACGGCAAGCGCGAGAACACGGTCAACGGCCAGTTTGTCGAAACCATCACCTCGGGCGAGCAGAAGACCGTGCACTCCGGCAAAGCGCTGACCGTGACCGGCGGCGGTTACACCGAGAAGGTCACCGGGCTGTTCGAAAGCACGGCCATCGGGCCGATGAAACAAGGCGCCACCACCACGATGGACCTGCATGCCGACGGCGCGGGCACCTACACCTCGGGCACCTCGTTGAAGTTGGGCGTCGGCCTCGCCTCGGCCATCGAGATCACCGGCGGCAGCATCACCATCAGCTCCGGCACCTCGGTCATCAAGGTGGACGCGAGCGGCGTGTCGGTCAACGGCATGCAGATTTCCCTCAACTGCTGA
- a CDS encoding sigma 54-interacting transcriptional regulator — translation MSAHVLVVDDDPDMLRLLSMRLSAAGYRVTAVESAEAALARLALERPQLVVSDVQLPGKDGLALFDDIRARHPALPVILLTAHGTIPDAVEATSRGVFTYLTKPFDGKALLDKIAQALALGAPPGEGAPADEAWRVAIVSRSSRMAELLAEAKLVAGSDASVLIRGESGTGKELLAQAIHQASARAPRPFVAVNCGAIPEALLESELFGHVKGSFTGAVANHRGLFQAADGGTLFLDEIGDMPLPLQVKLLRVLQERSVRPVGATQSVPVDVRILSATHRDLDEAMAQGQFREDLYYRLNVVSLTLPPLAERREDIPLLANHFLSKLAVKYGKRLNGFAPEALKALAMASWPGNVRQLFNVVEQVCALATTPLIPLVLVQRALRVPSVEVLSYAEARQRFEREYLVGLLKLTDGNVADAARLAQRNRTEFYRLLQKHGLAPGSFRGEAPVAE, via the coding sequence ATGAGCGCGCACGTGCTCGTGGTCGACGATGATCCCGACATGCTGCGGTTGCTGTCGATGCGCTTGAGCGCCGCCGGCTACCGCGTCACCGCCGTCGAAAGCGCCGAAGCCGCGCTGGCACGGCTCGCATTGGAACGCCCGCAGTTGGTGGTGAGCGACGTGCAACTGCCCGGCAAGGACGGGCTGGCGCTGTTTGACGACATCCGCGCCCGCCACCCGGCGCTGCCGGTGATCCTGCTCACCGCCCACGGCACCATCCCCGACGCGGTGGAGGCCACCTCGCGCGGCGTCTTCACCTACCTGACCAAGCCCTTCGACGGCAAGGCGCTGCTCGACAAGATCGCCCAGGCGTTGGCGCTCGGCGCGCCGCCCGGGGAAGGGGCGCCGGCCGATGAGGCCTGGCGTGTCGCCATCGTGAGCCGTTCCAGCCGGATGGCGGAGCTGCTCGCCGAAGCCAAGCTGGTGGCCGGTTCCGACGCCAGCGTGCTGATCCGCGGCGAGAGCGGCACCGGCAAGGAGTTGCTGGCCCAGGCCATCCACCAGGCCAGCGCGCGAGCGCCACGGCCCTTCGTCGCGGTCAATTGCGGCGCCATCCCGGAGGCCTTGCTCGAATCCGAGCTGTTCGGCCACGTCAAGGGTTCGTTCACCGGCGCGGTCGCCAACCATCGCGGCTTGTTCCAGGCGGCGGACGGCGGCACCTTGTTTCTGGATGAAATCGGCGACATGCCCTTGCCGCTGCAGGTCAAGCTGCTGCGGGTCTTGCAAGAACGCTCGGTGCGGCCGGTCGGCGCGACGCAATCGGTGCCGGTGGACGTGCGCATCCTGTCGGCCACCCACCGCGACCTCGATGAAGCGATGGCCCAGGGCCAGTTTCGCGAAGACCTGTACTACCGGCTCAACGTCGTCTCGCTGACGCTGCCGCCGCTCGCGGAACGTCGCGAAGACATCCCGCTGCTGGCCAACCACTTCCTGTCCAAGCTGGCCGTCAAATACGGCAAGCGGCTCAATGGCTTCGCGCCCGAGGCCTTGAAGGCGCTGGCGATGGCCTCGTGGCCGGGCAATGTGCGGCAGCTCTTCAACGTGGTCGAGCAGGTGTGCGCGTTGGCCACCACCCCCTTGATCCCGCTGGTGCTGGTGCAGCGGGCGCTGCGGGTGCCGAGCGTCGAGGTGCTGAGCTATGCCGAGGCGCGCCAGCGTTTCGAGCGCGAATACCTGGTCGGTCTGCTCAAGCTGACCGACGGCAATGTGGCCGATGCCGCCCGGCTGGCCCAACGCAACCGCACCGAGTTCTACCGGCTGCTGCAGAAGCACGGCCTGGCCCCCGGATCTTTCCGCGGCGAGGCCCCTGTCGCCGAATAG
- a CDS encoding glucan biosynthesis protein G: MRSPLGAAAAAATALTLAYGPASAVAPAAPHFDFEQLTQRARALAQAPFQPSASTLPQELKALDYDQYRDIRFRPERALWRGENLPFEVMFFHLGKLQTEPVLINEITPSGVRHVTFKRDDFDYGKNRLKPETWGDVGFGGFRVHYPLNTPRYKDELVVFLGASYFRALGGGQRYGLSARGLAIDTVGGQREEFPRFKEFWIRKPAPNATSLTVYGLLDSPRAAGAYEFEVKPGGQTLVDVRSRLFLRSGVATLGVAPLTSMFMFGENQPHASDFRPEVHDSDGLMVATGEGEWIWRPLVRPQQPLATSFQTRQLRGFGLMQRDRAFSSYEDTEARYELRPSAWITPQGEWGPGRVELVQLPAPDEANDNIVAYWVPAQLPAAGQPLELAYQIRWQGTDQQRPPGAWVTQTRTGRGFHSLQKDEHQFIVDFTGPSLAQLPEDAPVKAVVTAGPNGRIVERNAYRNDATGAWRLALRVHQLQRAQPLELRAYLQHGNDILTETWSNIIPPQ; this comes from the coding sequence GTGCGCAGTCCGCTCGGCGCTGCTGCAGCTGCCGCCACGGCGCTGACCCTCGCCTACGGTCCCGCAAGCGCTGTGGCGCCGGCAGCGCCCCACTTCGATTTCGAGCAACTCACGCAGCGCGCCCGTGCCCTGGCACAGGCCCCCTTCCAGCCGTCGGCCTCGACGCTGCCGCAAGAGTTGAAGGCGCTCGACTACGACCAGTACCGCGACATCCGCTTCCGGCCGGAGCGCGCCTTGTGGCGCGGCGAGAACCTGCCCTTCGAGGTGATGTTCTTCCATCTCGGCAAGCTGCAGACCGAGCCGGTGCTGATCAACGAAATCACGCCGTCGGGCGTTCGCCACGTCACCTTCAAGCGCGACGACTTCGACTACGGCAAGAACCGGCTGAAGCCCGAGACCTGGGGTGACGTGGGCTTCGGCGGCTTCCGCGTGCACTACCCGCTCAACACGCCGCGCTACAAGGACGAACTGGTCGTCTTCCTTGGCGCCAGCTATTTCCGCGCGCTTGGCGGCGGGCAGCGTTACGGCCTGTCGGCCCGCGGCCTGGCGATCGACACGGTGGGCGGTCAGCGCGAAGAGTTCCCGCGCTTCAAGGAATTCTGGATCCGCAAGCCGGCCCCCAACGCGACCTCGCTGACGGTCTATGGCCTGCTCGACTCGCCGCGCGCCGCCGGCGCCTACGAGTTCGAGGTGAAGCCGGGCGGGCAGACCTTGGTCGACGTGCGCTCGCGGCTGTTCCTGCGCTCGGGTGTCGCCACGCTGGGCGTCGCCCCGCTGACCAGCATGTTCATGTTCGGCGAGAACCAGCCGCACGCGAGCGACTTCCGCCCCGAGGTGCACGACTCCGACGGCCTGATGGTCGCCACCGGCGAAGGCGAGTGGATCTGGCGTCCGCTGGTGCGCCCGCAACAGCCGCTGGCGACCTCGTTCCAGACGCGCCAACTGCGGGGCTTCGGCCTGATGCAGCGCGACCGCGCGTTCTCCAGCTACGAAGACACCGAGGCGCGCTACGAGCTGCGCCCGAGCGCCTGGATCACGCCGCAAGGCGAATGGGGCCCGGGCCGTGTCGAGCTGGTGCAGTTGCCCGCGCCCGACGAGGCCAACGACAACATCGTCGCCTACTGGGTGCCGGCCCAACTGCCGGCCGCCGGCCAGCCGCTCGAACTCGCCTACCAGATCCGCTGGCAAGGCACCGATCAACAACGCCCCCCGGGCGCCTGGGTCACGCAGACCCGGACCGGCCGCGGGTTCCATTCCCTACAGAAGGACGAGCATCAGTTCATCGTCGACTTCACCGGACCTTCGCTGGCCCAGCTGCCCGAGGACGCGCCGGTCAAAGCGGTCGTCACCGCCGGCCCCAATGGCCGCATCGTCGAGCGCAACGCTTACCGCAACGATGCCACCGGCGCCTGGCGCCTGGCGCTGCGGGTCCATCAACTCCAGCGCGCGCAACCCTTGGAGCTGCGCGCATACCTCCAACACGGCAACGACATCCTGACGGAAACATGGAGCAACATCATTCCTCCCCAATGA
- a CDS encoding RHS repeat-associated core domain-containing protein, which produces MMPSAKHGDPQLGIDVHLCVVPPSPTPVPLPTPHMSVVFDPFDYVPIIGATVSVFGMKRATAGTGAIVLHIPPGFPFAPMLPEKDDELFMGSATVTADGDPLSYVALPVLGCQVAGMPSPPRPKKKRVPLPNLLPTTFNLAIPTTVKVGGPPTISMAGLVARGAFAGLGKLAKSKFARNLGDRFKKFRQKLFKNMDSGFLKCKVLRAEPVNILSGAVVVEQVDFTFQGMIPIPWVRTYGSNSRRRGACGYGWESPADARLEIDLTEGSAMFRHPAEGVALFPTVPAARGESSAVLELMDGGLLSEHEDEWQVRTKSGNLYHFPKALEHPGQDGVRELPLGRVSDACGNWLTYEWVEGRLVCIRESNGRCLLVEHGQGGIRSLSMFVPETGFSHTFVSYEHDAAGNLVTVRDELGNPYCFAYDGHHMVRHTNRVGLSFHYQYEQGSEDWQVVHAWGDGGLYDYRFAYFPAIREVRVTNSLEGVTTVQCDERGLPILEIDALGGRTIFQYDEAGRTTAVVNAANSRTEYVYDDRGNLLKVKRPDDSVVAIEVDARSKPTSITDPNGAVWEQQWDERGLLMALKSPLGGVTTYEYSDKGLPIAVTDPRNACTRLAYDTDGHLVAVIDALGHATRYRRDPLGNVVERSDPLGRTAHFRYDAKSRLVGVMSAGGAQIRCSYDAQDNLTLYEDENGALTRFEYYGLGLLSKRHQADGSTIDYLYDTEEQLVGVRNERGELHQIVRDALGRVVQEVDYWGQATSYEFDVAGHLKQRCDPLGRITRYATDKFGRVRRKSFQHPLQPGRLFEETFEYDPNGHLTGCANEHGKVQRSFDAEGRVIEERQGEFVVKNDFDALGRRIRRETSTGHTIAYEYDALGRPVSIRIDDEPPILIEHDAAGQVVKETLAPALVRHYRYDDEGQVTAQGVRGASDWLFHTQYAYDLAGNLTQRQDSQHGVDRYRYDPLGQIVEHVDPQGQLRRFFRDPAGDSLRTRVAQRPATAMGTSGDATASWGREGEHEGVFYRFDRAGNLVERGEAGNAAPSDADGQGSRFVWDANQRLVSSTTGGIETRYGYDPLGRRLFKQTGNKTTRFGWDADTLVAERVDEAASAATALADAANRSVQPVQRWEQQREYLYYPGTFVPLALLQRGDAGSLRYHNDLNGAPTRLMRPDGTVVWSAVYQPGGHAVPAQAGVRDDANVDNPIRLQGQYWDQETGLHYNRHRYYDPGIGQFISQDPLGLFGGPNVYKFGLNVFIYADPLGLMPWLQGEPKPKGWRLPKIGTWAGDPGHSDFIPNDPAALGLNEGDRIPYKDGMPDFSRWAVDTFDVQNMTGEHKVDMPLIYERMAAREPERFANPTAARTWLSNEGLTPHHAGGTRVLLVPTVLHGNVRHMGGAFELRGNC; this is translated from the coding sequence ATGATGCCGTCGGCCAAACATGGCGACCCGCAGCTGGGCATCGACGTCCACCTGTGTGTCGTGCCGCCGTCCCCTACGCCGGTGCCCCTGCCCACACCGCACATGTCGGTGGTGTTCGATCCGTTCGACTACGTGCCGATCATCGGTGCGACGGTGTCAGTGTTCGGGATGAAGCGGGCCACCGCCGGGACCGGCGCGATCGTGCTCCACATTCCGCCGGGTTTCCCGTTCGCGCCGATGCTGCCCGAGAAGGACGACGAGCTGTTCATGGGCAGCGCCACCGTGACGGCCGACGGCGATCCCTTGTCTTATGTGGCACTGCCCGTGCTGGGTTGCCAGGTGGCCGGCATGCCGAGTCCGCCGCGGCCCAAGAAAAAGCGGGTACCGCTGCCGAACCTGCTGCCCACCACATTCAACCTCGCCATCCCGACGACGGTGAAGGTGGGCGGGCCGCCGACGATCTCGATGGCGGGCTTGGTGGCAAGGGGCGCATTCGCCGGCCTGGGCAAGTTGGCGAAGTCGAAGTTCGCCCGGAACCTGGGTGACCGCTTCAAGAAGTTCCGCCAGAAGCTGTTCAAGAACATGGACTCCGGCTTCCTCAAATGCAAGGTGTTGAGGGCGGAGCCGGTGAACATCCTGTCGGGGGCCGTGGTCGTCGAGCAAGTCGACTTCACGTTCCAGGGCATGATCCCCATCCCCTGGGTGCGCACCTATGGTTCCAACTCGCGCCGGCGAGGCGCCTGTGGGTACGGTTGGGAAAGCCCGGCCGACGCCCGGCTGGAGATCGATCTCACAGAGGGCAGCGCGATGTTCCGCCATCCGGCGGAAGGCGTCGCGCTGTTCCCCACAGTGCCTGCGGCTCGGGGCGAGAGCAGTGCCGTCCTCGAATTGATGGACGGCGGGCTGCTCAGCGAGCACGAAGACGAGTGGCAGGTGCGCACGAAGAGCGGCAACCTCTATCACTTTCCGAAGGCGCTGGAGCACCCCGGTCAAGACGGCGTTCGGGAGCTGCCACTCGGGCGTGTCAGTGATGCTTGCGGCAACTGGCTGACCTATGAATGGGTCGAGGGTCGACTCGTTTGCATCCGCGAGTCGAATGGGCGCTGTCTGCTCGTCGAGCACGGCCAGGGTGGCATCCGGTCGCTGTCGATGTTCGTGCCCGAGACCGGTTTCAGCCATACCTTCGTCAGCTACGAGCACGATGCAGCGGGCAACCTGGTCACGGTGCGCGACGAACTGGGCAACCCCTACTGCTTTGCCTACGACGGTCACCACATGGTGCGGCACACCAACCGCGTCGGCCTCTCGTTCCACTATCAGTACGAGCAGGGCTCAGAGGACTGGCAGGTGGTGCACGCCTGGGGCGACGGCGGTCTGTACGACTATCGCTTTGCGTACTTCCCGGCGATCCGCGAAGTGCGTGTCACCAACTCCCTCGAGGGGGTGACCACGGTGCAATGCGACGAGCGGGGCTTGCCCATCCTCGAAATCGACGCGCTCGGCGGACGCACCATCTTCCAGTACGACGAAGCGGGTCGAACGACGGCTGTGGTGAACGCGGCCAACAGCCGTACCGAGTATGTGTACGACGATCGCGGCAATCTGTTGAAGGTCAAACGCCCCGACGACAGCGTCGTCGCGATCGAGGTCGATGCCCGCAGCAAGCCCACCAGCATCACCGATCCGAACGGGGCGGTCTGGGAGCAGCAGTGGGACGAACGAGGCTTGCTGATGGCCCTGAAGAGCCCGCTCGGTGGGGTGACGACGTACGAATACAGTGACAAGGGCCTGCCGATTGCGGTGACGGATCCGCGCAATGCCTGCACCCGTCTCGCGTATGACACCGACGGCCACCTGGTCGCGGTGATCGATGCGCTCGGTCATGCGACCCGGTATCGCCGCGATCCGCTGGGGAACGTGGTGGAGCGCAGCGATCCGCTGGGCAGAACCGCGCACTTCCGCTACGACGCGAAGAGTCGGCTGGTCGGCGTCATGTCTGCCGGCGGCGCCCAAATCCGTTGCAGCTACGACGCGCAGGACAACCTCACGCTCTACGAAGACGAGAACGGGGCGCTTACCCGGTTCGAGTACTACGGGCTGGGGCTGCTCAGCAAGCGGCATCAGGCCGACGGCAGCACGATCGATTACCTCTACGACACCGAGGAGCAGCTGGTCGGGGTGCGCAATGAGCGCGGCGAACTGCACCAGATCGTGCGGGACGCGCTCGGACGCGTGGTTCAGGAGGTGGACTACTGGGGCCAGGCGACCAGCTACGAGTTCGACGTGGCGGGCCATCTGAAGCAACGATGTGACCCGCTCGGCCGTATCACCCGGTATGCGACAGACAAGTTCGGACGGGTCCGCCGCAAGTCGTTCCAACACCCTCTGCAGCCGGGTCGACTGTTCGAGGAGACGTTTGAGTACGACCCGAACGGTCACTTGACGGGCTGCGCCAACGAACACGGGAAGGTGCAGCGCAGCTTCGACGCCGAAGGGCGTGTGATCGAGGAGCGGCAGGGCGAGTTCGTGGTCAAGAACGACTTCGACGCGCTCGGCCGGCGCATCCGCCGTGAGACCAGCACAGGCCACACGATCGCCTACGAATACGACGCGCTGGGGCGCCCGGTGTCGATCCGCATCGACGACGAGCCGCCGATCTTGATCGAGCACGACGCGGCGGGGCAGGTCGTGAAAGAAACGCTGGCGCCGGCGCTGGTGCGGCATTACCGGTACGACGACGAGGGTCAGGTGACGGCGCAAGGGGTGAGAGGGGCCTCGGACTGGCTGTTCCACACGCAGTACGCGTACGACCTGGCAGGCAACTTGACGCAGCGCCAAGACAGCCAGCACGGGGTGGACCGCTACCGCTATGACCCGCTGGGGCAGATCGTCGAGCATGTCGACCCTCAGGGACAGCTGCGGCGCTTCTTCCGCGACCCTGCCGGGGACAGCCTGCGCACTCGCGTCGCGCAGCGGCCGGCGACGGCCATGGGCACGAGTGGGGACGCCACTGCCTCCTGGGGCCGTGAGGGCGAACACGAGGGCGTGTTCTACCGCTTCGACCGGGCAGGCAACCTGGTGGAGCGCGGTGAGGCGGGGAATGCTGCGCCATCTGACGCCGACGGACAGGGCAGCCGCTTCGTCTGGGATGCCAACCAGCGGCTGGTGAGCAGCACGACCGGCGGCATCGAGACCCGATATGGCTACGACCCGCTGGGCCGGCGGCTGTTCAAGCAGACAGGGAACAAGACGACGCGTTTCGGCTGGGATGCCGACACCCTGGTGGCGGAGCGTGTCGACGAGGCCGCCTCCGCTGCGACCGCCTTGGCGGATGCCGCCAACCGATCCGTACAGCCGGTACAGCGTTGGGAGCAGCAACGCGAGTATCTCTACTACCCGGGAACGTTCGTGCCCTTGGCACTGCTGCAGCGGGGAGACGCGGGCAGCCTGCGGTACCACAACGACTTGAACGGCGCGCCGACCCGCTTGATGCGCCCCGACGGCACGGTGGTGTGGAGCGCCGTGTACCAGCCCGGGGGGCACGCGGTGCCCGCACAGGCTGGCGTGCGTGACGACGCGAACGTCGACAATCCGATCCGGCTCCAGGGACAGTATTGGGATCAAGAGACCGGGCTGCACTACAACCGCCATCGCTACTATGATCCCGGCATCGGCCAATTCATCTCGCAGGATCCCCTTGGGCTTTTCGGCGGGCCGAATGTCTACAAGTTCGGCTTGAACGTGTTCATCTACGCCGACCCGTTGGGGTTGATGCCGTGGCTGCAAGGTGAGCCGAAGCCCAAGGGTTGGAGACTGCCGAAGATCGGGACGTGGGCCGGCGATCCCGGGCATTCCGACTTCATCCCGAACGATCCCGCCGCCTTGGGCTTGAACGAAGGAGACCGGATACCCTACAAGGATGGCATGCCGGACTTCAGCAGGTGGGCAGTGGACACGTTCGACGTTCAAAACATGACCGGGGAGCACAAAGTGGACATGCCGTTGATTTACGAGCGAATGGCGGCACGAGAGCCGGAGCGATTCGCCAACCCCACCGCCGCCAGGACCTGGCTGTCCAATGAAGGGCTGACGCCGCACCACGCCGGTGGAACCCGGGTGCTATTGGTCCCGACCGTCTTGCACGGGAATGTGCGTCACATGGGCGGCGCGTTCGAACTCCGGGGCAACTGCTAA